From Terriglobales bacterium, one genomic window encodes:
- a CDS encoding cytidine deaminase: MDGTPAKAVLSAEEKQRLVDKAVAMLDRAYAPYSKFRVGAAIVTEAGNVYTGCNVENASYGLTICAERAAIFSAIAAEGPKMKLRAVVVLNSQNMACSPCGACRQVIFEFGANVLVVYQGNGGLAEATASQLLPAGFHF; this comes from the coding sequence ATGGACGGCACTCCTGCAAAAGCGGTTTTGTCCGCCGAGGAAAAGCAGCGTCTTGTCGACAAAGCGGTAGCGATGCTCGATCGAGCATATGCTCCATATTCCAAGTTTCGAGTGGGAGCGGCCATCGTTACGGAGGCCGGGAATGTTTATACCGGCTGCAACGTTGAGAATGCTTCGTATGGACTAACCATCTGCGCCGAAAGGGCAGCGATCTTCAGCGCGATAGCCGCCGAAGGTCCCAAGATGAAGCTGCGAGCGGTGGTGGTTCTCAACAGCCAGAACATGGCGTGTTCGCCGTGCGGCGCCTGCCGGCAGGTGATTTTCGAATTTGGCGCGAACGTGCTGGTAGTCTACCAGGGCAATGGCGGACTCGCCGAGGCTACAGCAAGCCAACTCCTTCCCGCAGGATTCCATTTCTGA